Proteins encoded together in one Desulfosporosinus meridiei DSM 13257 window:
- a CDS encoding S41 family peptidase gives MQEWNMKRIAKHVGIVFLIFSVLVTTLVSGVVITNVNNVGRLVHVVQLIRKDYLENVTTDQLVEGATKGIVEILGDPYSTYMNAQENQELFQMLEGKFGGIGIVLSLKDPKKLVVLRPIKNSPASRAGIQSGDVVSKIDDADTAGMEQDKAVGLMRGEPGTKVELALYRESTNKTFTVSLTRENITVPTVDGLALPGNPDIAYVSITQFGSDTGKELKETFDTMDIKKFKGLILDMRYNHGGELNAAVQVASYFIPEGPVVYIVDKQGNVDTKMSTGTYLGIPMVVLVNEESASASEIVAGAIKDKGTATLVGVKTFGKGIVQTIFPLDGGTSVKLTTAKYLTPNKLDIHKKGIDPDIVVELGKGEQATITPQDKNFDSQLRKALLTLQEKIK, from the coding sequence TTGCAAGAATGGAACATGAAACGAATAGCCAAACATGTAGGAATCGTCTTCCTGATTTTCTCTGTATTAGTGACCACTTTGGTAAGTGGTGTAGTAATTACTAACGTCAATAATGTTGGGCGGCTAGTACATGTTGTGCAGCTTATTCGCAAGGATTACTTAGAAAATGTAACGACAGATCAGCTTGTGGAAGGTGCAACAAAAGGTATCGTAGAAATCTTAGGAGATCCATATTCGACGTACATGAATGCCCAGGAGAACCAAGAATTGTTTCAAATGCTTGAAGGAAAGTTTGGGGGGATAGGAATTGTCCTAAGCCTTAAAGATCCTAAAAAGCTGGTAGTCCTGCGTCCGATCAAAAATTCACCGGCCAGCAGGGCAGGGATTCAATCGGGGGATGTTGTCAGTAAGATAGACGATGCCGATACTGCAGGGATGGAACAAGATAAAGCTGTTGGGCTAATGAGGGGAGAGCCTGGCACAAAGGTAGAATTAGCTTTATACAGGGAGAGTACCAATAAGACCTTCACTGTGAGCTTAACCAGGGAAAACATAACCGTTCCAACCGTTGACGGTCTAGCATTGCCGGGAAATCCGGATATTGCTTATGTCAGTATAACTCAGTTCGGTTCGGATACAGGGAAAGAACTGAAAGAAACTTTCGATACTATGGACATTAAAAAATTTAAAGGTCTTATTTTAGATATGAGATATAACCATGGTGGGGAGCTTAATGCTGCTGTACAAGTTGCCAGTTACTTCATCCCCGAAGGGCCGGTTGTGTACATTGTTGATAAGCAAGGGAATGTCGATACAAAGATGTCTACAGGAACCTATCTGGGAATACCTATGGTGGTACTTGTTAATGAAGAGAGTGCCTCCGCTTCTGAGATTGTTGCAGGTGCCATTAAAGATAAAGGCACGGCAACTTTAGTAGGGGTGAAAACCTTTGGCAAAGGGATTGTTCAAACAATCTTCCCCCTAGACGGAGGAACCAGTGTTAAATTGACAACTGCCAAATACTTAACTCCTAATAAGCTGGACATTCATAAAAAGGGGATTGACCCAGATATAGTAGTTGAGCTAGGCAAGGGAGAACAAGCTACTATTACCCCCCAAGACAAAAATTTTGATTCTCAACTACGCAAAGCTCTACTGACCTTACAAGAAAAAATAAAATAA
- a CDS encoding murein hydrolase activator EnvC family protein: protein MFRKKVIPVVIVSLLLLGTAALPSMADQLGDSIQQQNDIEKQKDQAQGQLNKITYTTDNIKAQLNQLQAEIDTAQQALNQKKIAFAQAQNQVSLAQEQLDQKQKELDERRVALGKRARGIYESGQISQLELLFQSSNLSDFITRMEYFSRLVDNDRQLLADIESQKAQIAQKKNELQAKRDQAADLEAQAASVSADLEGKKSKQRNALDESLKAQQAVFDELERLESESKSLSEKIRKLQAAQSGKGTGNLNGTISSWPVPGYYEISSPYGWRIHPITKKRSLHTGTDIVAPTGTKINAVGAGVVIMAGWNTAYGNMTIIDHGSGISTLYGHQSRIDVREGQSVEANEAIGAVGSTGWSTGAHLHFEVRVGGNTTDPLQYFPN, encoded by the coding sequence TTGTTCAGGAAGAAAGTTATTCCAGTTGTCATAGTAAGCCTTCTTTTGCTTGGGACGGCGGCATTGCCTTCAATGGCTGATCAACTGGGGGATAGTATTCAGCAACAGAATGATATTGAAAAACAGAAAGATCAGGCTCAGGGTCAACTAAACAAGATTACTTATACAACAGATAATATAAAAGCTCAATTGAATCAATTACAAGCTGAGATTGATACAGCTCAGCAGGCCCTCAATCAGAAGAAGATTGCTTTTGCCCAAGCCCAAAACCAAGTCTCCTTAGCACAAGAGCAACTAGATCAAAAGCAGAAGGAGCTTGACGAGCGGAGAGTGGCCCTGGGTAAACGGGCGCGAGGAATATATGAGAGCGGTCAGATTAGCCAATTGGAACTTCTTTTTCAGTCTTCGAATCTTAGTGATTTTATTACTCGCATGGAATATTTTTCAAGACTAGTGGACAATGATCGACAGCTACTTGCAGATATTGAATCCCAGAAAGCACAAATTGCCCAAAAAAAGAATGAATTACAGGCCAAAAGAGATCAAGCTGCTGATCTTGAAGCACAGGCAGCTTCGGTAAGCGCTGATCTTGAGGGGAAAAAGTCAAAACAACGCAATGCCTTAGATGAGAGCCTAAAAGCGCAACAGGCTGTTTTTGATGAGCTGGAGCGACTGGAATCTGAGTCCAAATCTCTCTCGGAGAAGATACGAAAATTACAAGCTGCCCAGTCCGGAAAAGGAACAGGCAACTTAAATGGGACAATTTCAAGCTGGCCGGTACCGGGATATTATGAAATTAGCAGCCCCTATGGCTGGAGGATTCATCCCATTACCAAAAAACGTAGCTTACATACGGGAACAGATATTGTTGCCCCCACCGGGACAAAGATTAATGCGGTAGGTGCTGGGGTAGTCATTATGGCTGGTTGGAATACGGCCTATGGAAATATGACGATTATTGACCATGGAAGTGGAATATCTACTCTCTATGGACATCAGTCACGAATAGATGTAAGGGAGGGCCAATCTGTTGAGGCCAATGAAGCAATTGGCGCGGTGGGCTCAACTGGATGGAGCACAGGAGCACATTTGCATTTTGAAGTTAGGGTAGGCGGAAACACCACAGACCCTTTACAGTATTTCCCTAATTAA
- the ftsX gene encoding permease-like cell division protein FtsX, whose translation MFNSSGYIFRETFNSMRRNPWLSLASVITVMVSLVILGYSIFFLANTANMAKSFESELEIGAFVQMSYTPEEVQDLKNQIEQMPGVESVSLVTKEQALEDFGKTIGGTQSSIVADVGGTNPFPDKLTVKVTDPQNVKTLAQSLETNPGLYKVRYGQEFVDQLLKFTQWLRWIGFGVVAAFGVAAVVLISINVKINVFSRRREIQIMKLVGASNGFIRWPFLIEGLALGLVGGTLAAVIVGVGYNWITVYVQSTLTFLPVVQNQVLFRQVTLGLLLAGMAMGAIGSVFSLQKFLRA comes from the coding sequence ATGTTTAATTCCTCGGGCTATATTTTTCGCGAGACATTTAACTCCATGAGGCGAAATCCCTGGCTTAGTCTTGCGTCTGTTATAACTGTCATGGTTTCGTTGGTAATTTTGGGCTACTCGATTTTTTTCTTAGCTAACACCGCTAATATGGCAAAATCTTTTGAATCCGAGTTGGAAATTGGTGCATTTGTACAAATGAGCTATACGCCTGAAGAGGTTCAAGACTTGAAAAACCAGATTGAACAAATGCCTGGAGTAGAGTCAGTGTCCTTGGTAACAAAGGAACAAGCCCTTGAGGACTTTGGAAAAACTATCGGAGGAACTCAAAGCAGCATTGTTGCTGATGTAGGAGGAACTAATCCTTTTCCGGATAAGTTAACGGTCAAGGTAACGGATCCTCAGAACGTTAAAACTCTGGCTCAGTCGCTGGAAACTAACCCGGGGCTGTACAAAGTCCGCTATGGACAGGAATTTGTAGATCAACTGCTCAAGTTCACCCAGTGGCTGAGGTGGATTGGTTTTGGTGTAGTTGCTGCCTTTGGAGTTGCAGCAGTTGTACTGATTTCTATTAATGTTAAAATTAATGTTTTTTCCCGGCGAAGAGAAATCCAGATTATGAAATTAGTTGGTGCAAGCAATGGTTTTATACGTTGGCCTTTTCTGATTGAAGGGTTAGCCCTAGGCTTGGTTGGAGGAACATTGGCCGCTGTCATTGTTGGAGTTGGCTACAATTGGATTACCGTGTATGTCCAATCAACCTTAACTTTTTTGCCGGTAGTGCAAAACCAAGTCCTTTTTCGTCAAGTAACCCTAGGATTATTACTGGCAGGGATGGCCATGGGTGCTATAGGAAGTGTATTTTCTTTACAGAAGTTTCTGCGTGCTTAA
- the ftsE gene encoding cell division ATP-binding protein FtsE, whose protein sequence is MIQLTNVSKIYSNGARALVDVNLKIGKGNFVFLVGPSGAGKSTLIKLLYREEIPTRGQVQINSRNLVRMKEREVPYLRRSIGVIFQDFKLLPNKTVFENVAFALEVIGVPKREVRSRTLATIDLVGLKAKEKAYPHELSGGEQQRVCVARAIINNPALLVADEPTGNLDPDTAWDIMDLLYEINKRGTTVVMATHARAIVNKMQKRVIAIENGRVARDEEQGGYGYDV, encoded by the coding sequence ATGATTCAATTAACCAATGTTTCCAAGATTTATTCGAATGGTGCCAGAGCCCTTGTCGATGTCAATCTGAAAATTGGCAAAGGGAACTTTGTTTTTCTGGTGGGGCCCAGTGGGGCCGGTAAATCTACGTTGATTAAGTTATTGTATCGAGAGGAAATACCTACCCGCGGACAAGTCCAAATTAACAGTAGAAACCTTGTGAGAATGAAAGAGCGGGAAGTGCCATATTTAAGGCGCAGCATTGGAGTAATCTTCCAAGACTTTAAGCTGTTACCGAACAAAACGGTGTTTGAAAACGTTGCTTTTGCTCTTGAGGTCATTGGAGTTCCTAAACGTGAGGTAAGAAGTCGTACTCTGGCAACGATAGATCTTGTTGGTCTCAAGGCAAAAGAAAAAGCCTATCCCCATGAACTATCCGGGGGTGAACAACAGCGAGTTTGTGTAGCCAGGGCGATTATTAATAATCCGGCTTTACTGGTCGCTGATGAACCCACCGGCAATCTGGATCCGGATACTGCCTGGGACATCATGGATTTGTTGTATGAAATCAACAAACGAGGTACGACTGTTGTTATGGCTACTCACGCCAGAGCTATTGTTAACAAAATGCAAAAGCGTGTTATTGCCATAGAAAATGGCAGAGTTGCTCGCGACGAGGAACAGGGGGGATACGGCTACGATGTTTAA
- a CDS encoding transketolase family protein, translating to MASKVATREAYGKALLVLGAENPKVVVLDADLSKSTKTADFGKKYPERFFNMGIAEANLLGTAAGLAAAGKIPFASTFAIFAVGRAFEQIRNSIAYPKLNVKIAATHSGITVGEDGGSHQAIEDVAIMRAVPNMVVLVPADGEETRQVILAAAKYYGPVYIRMGRLDVPLLFGEDYQFEIGKANVLREGTDAAIMANGVMVSMALEAADELAAQGISVSVVNVASVKPLDEETILRVAKTTKAVVTAEEHNIIGGLGSAVAEVLAEKEPTPMVRVGLKDTFGESGKPTELLEKYGLTKDALIKAVQEVLLKKQK from the coding sequence TTGGCTAGTAAGGTAGCGACACGTGAAGCCTATGGTAAAGCACTATTGGTCTTAGGAGCGGAAAATCCTAAGGTTGTTGTTTTAGATGCAGACTTATCGAAATCGACCAAGACTGCTGACTTTGGCAAAAAATATCCGGAACGTTTCTTCAACATGGGAATTGCCGAAGCAAATTTACTCGGAACGGCAGCGGGATTAGCGGCAGCAGGCAAAATTCCCTTTGCCAGCACCTTTGCAATTTTTGCTGTTGGACGAGCATTTGAGCAAATCCGTAACTCCATTGCTTACCCTAAACTTAATGTAAAGATTGCTGCAACACATTCAGGTATAACAGTAGGTGAAGACGGCGGGTCTCATCAGGCCATTGAAGATGTGGCAATTATGCGCGCTGTTCCCAACATGGTTGTTTTGGTGCCTGCAGACGGAGAGGAAACACGCCAAGTTATTCTGGCAGCTGCCAAGTATTATGGCCCTGTTTACATTCGTATGGGGCGTTTAGATGTACCATTACTTTTTGGTGAAGATTATCAGTTTGAGATTGGTAAAGCAAATGTCTTACGAGAAGGTACAGATGCAGCAATTATGGCTAATGGTGTTATGGTTTCTATGGCGTTGGAGGCTGCCGATGAACTAGCTGCCCAAGGGATCAGCGTGAGTGTTGTTAACGTAGCTTCTGTGAAGCCCTTAGATGAAGAAACAATCCTTAGGGTTGCTAAAACTACCAAAGCCGTTGTCACGGCAGAGGAACATAACATTATCGGCGGACTGGGAAGTGCTGTCGCAGAGGTTCTTGCTGAAAAAGAGCCAACCCCTATGGTGCGTGTAGGTCTCAAAGACACCTTTGGAGAATCAGGGAAACCTACTGAACTTCTTGAAAAGTATGGATTAACCAAGGATGCCTTAATTAAAGCAGTTCAGGAAGTGCTACTTAAAAAACAGAAGTAA
- a CDS encoding transketolase → MTALELKRVANVIRQDIISMLAAAKSGHPGGSLSAADIVATLFFNEMRLNPNDPHWEDRDRFVLSKGHAAPVLYSALAEKGYFPKEELQGLRQTGHMLQGHPDMKKTPGVDMSTGSLGQGLSAANGMALAGKLDGKDYRVYTVLGDGEMAEGQIWEAAMAAAHYKLDNLTAILDYNGLQIDGKTDSVMCSAPLAQKWQAFCWHVIEVDGHDIDALLAGFAEAKQVKGRPTMIIAKTVKGKGVSFMEDQAGWHGNAPSLEQAEQALKELREEAKNLG, encoded by the coding sequence ATGACCGCACTTGAACTAAAGCGAGTCGCGAATGTTATTCGTCAAGATATAATATCCATGCTTGCTGCTGCTAAATCGGGTCATCCGGGTGGCAGCTTATCTGCTGCCGATATTGTAGCCACATTATTCTTTAACGAAATGCGGCTTAATCCAAATGATCCCCACTGGGAGGATCGAGATCGTTTTGTCCTTTCCAAAGGACATGCAGCTCCGGTACTTTATTCAGCCCTAGCGGAAAAGGGGTATTTTCCCAAGGAGGAATTGCAGGGACTTCGCCAAACGGGACATATGCTGCAAGGACATCCAGACATGAAGAAGACTCCTGGGGTAGATATGTCCACAGGTTCTTTGGGGCAAGGGCTATCCGCTGCTAATGGAATGGCCTTAGCAGGTAAATTAGATGGAAAAGACTATCGCGTGTATACAGTATTAGGCGATGGCGAAATGGCTGAAGGACAAATCTGGGAAGCAGCTATGGCTGCCGCACACTACAAGCTGGATAACCTAACAGCTATTTTGGACTATAATGGTCTGCAAATCGACGGCAAGACGGACAGTGTTATGTGTTCGGCTCCCCTGGCCCAGAAGTGGCAGGCATTTTGTTGGCATGTAATTGAAGTCGACGGGCACGATATTGATGCTTTGCTCGCCGGATTTGCTGAGGCCAAGCAAGTTAAAGGCAGACCAACAATGATTATTGCCAAGACTGTGAAGGGCAAAGGGGTTTCTTTCATGGAAGATCAAGCTGGCTGGCATGGCAACGCACCTTCCCTTGAACAAGCTGAGCAGGCTCTTAAAGAACTTCGAGAGGAGGCGAAAAACCTTGGCTAG
- the prfB gene encoding peptide chain release factor 2 (programmed frameshift), translating to MLSDWKKDLETLSMSLADLRVSLDVDQRCDKISALETEFHRPDLWDDPVNAQKIMQELSLHQNKVKLYEGLEQELEETTTLWQLATEEDDISLESEIEQGIKTLLQKFEALELELLLSGQYDRNNAILTLHAGAGGTEAQDWVQMLYRMYVRWAERHGFKVETLDLLIGEEAGIKSATLSFSGENAYGYSKSEKGVHRLVRISPFDASGRRHTSFASVDVIPEVAEDNEEIAIDAEDLRVDTYRSGGAGGQHVNKTDSAIRITHLPSGIVVQCQSERSQTQNKAAAMRVLQAKLLELKRKEQEAEISEIRGEQQEIAWGSQIRSYVFHPYSLVKDHRTNVETGNVSAVMDGEIDEFIAAFLQKTKTVQ from the exons GTGCTTTCTGATTGGAAAAAGGATCTGGAAACATTATCAATGTCTTTGGCAGATTTGAGGGTTTCTCTT GACGTTGATCAACGTTGTGACAAGATTAGTGCTCTAGAAACAGAATTCCACCGACCGGATTTATGGGATGATCCGGTAAATGCTCAGAAAATCATGCAGGAACTGTCCTTACATCAGAATAAGGTTAAACTGTATGAAGGCCTTGAGCAAGAACTCGAGGAAACGACTACTCTATGGCAACTGGCTACAGAGGAAGACGATATAAGTTTGGAGTCAGAGATTGAGCAAGGGATAAAAACTCTTCTCCAAAAGTTTGAAGCTTTGGAACTGGAGTTATTGCTTTCCGGGCAATACGATCGGAACAATGCCATTTTAACACTTCATGCCGGAGCGGGGGGAACGGAAGCTCAAGATTGGGTGCAAATGCTTTACCGTATGTATGTACGTTGGGCAGAGCGTCATGGGTTCAAGGTGGAAACCCTAGACCTTTTAATTGGTGAAGAAGCTGGGATTAAAAGCGCAACCCTGTCTTTCAGCGGGGAAAATGCTTATGGGTATTCTAAATCTGAAAAGGGCGTACATCGTTTAGTCAGGATTTCGCCCTTTGACGCCTCTGGTCGCCGCCATACCTCTTTTGCCTCTGTGGATGTAATTCCTGAAGTTGCTGAGGATAATGAGGAGATAGCTATTGACGCTGAAGATCTAAGGGTAGATACCTATCGATCAGGCGGGGCAGGCGGACAGCACGTTAATAAGACGGATTCTGCTATTAGAATTACCCACTTGCCAAGTGGGATTGTAGTTCAGTGCCAGAGTGAACGCTCCCAGACTCAGAATAAGGCTGCGGCCATGCGGGTCTTACAGGCAAAGTTGCTGGAGCTTAAGCGGAAAGAGCAGGAAGCTGAGATTTCAGAAATCCGAGGTGAGCAACAAGAAATTGCTTGGGGAAGCCAGATACGATCCTATGTCTTCCATCCCTATAGTTTAGTCAAAGACCATCGTACTAATGTGGAAACAGGAAATGTTTCGGCTGTAATGGACGGTGAAATTGACGAATTTATTGCTGCCTTTCTTCAGAAGACTAAAACTGTACAGTAA
- the secA gene encoding preprotein translocase subunit SecA: protein MGLLDFFDDNAREIRKYQKRVAVINSFEPAIQALSDDELTGKTAEFRGRLERGESLNSLLPEAFAVVREAGRRVLNQRHYDVQLIGGMVLNDGRIAEMRTGEGKTLVATLPAYLNALTGKGVHVITVNDYLARRDSEMMGQIYKFLGLSVGLIVHGLNYEQRRDSYAADITYGTNNEFGFDYLRDNMVTRPEALVQRHLHYAIVDEVDSILIDEARTPLIISGEADKPTELYFRVAMIIPRLKNEDDYKIIEKERVVTLTEKGVSRVESMLGVDNLYEDIHTELAHHVNQALKAHMLFKRDRDYVVKDGEVIIVDEFTGRLMFGRRYSEGLHQAIEAKEGVKIEKESQTLATITFQNYFRMYEKLSGMTGTAMTEEPEFRKIYKLDVVEIPTNRPLLRKDDSDVIYRTEEGKFLAVVEDIIERHAKGQPLLVGTVSVEKSEHLSTMLGRRGVPHQVLNAKFHEKEAEIVAQAGQAGMVTIATNMAGRGTDIILGDGVSDLGGLHIIGTERHESRRIDNQLRGRAGRQGDPGSTQFFISLEDDLMRLFGADNIMGIMDKLGMDDSVPITSKMISRSIETAQRRVENRNFEIRKHVLDYDDVMNQQREVIYAQRRAVLMGENLHDNIMDMIEKAASNTITMFSGESTFPEEWDLTSLVEYAEGFFLPGIHLSPEELADLSAEEIEEMLEDKAKALYKSREELFGSDLMREVERAVMLQVVDSKWMDHLDAMDMLREGIGLRAYGQKNPLVEYRREGYEMFQAMIESIQDDIIRYIMRVSPQVREEVAEQPRNVTENRYEGEPSKPVHNEEQIGRNDLCNCGSGLKYKKCCGAKKKK, encoded by the coding sequence ATGGGGCTTTTAGATTTTTTTGATGATAATGCACGCGAAATACGAAAGTATCAAAAACGTGTTGCAGTGATTAATAGCTTTGAACCAGCAATCCAAGCATTGAGCGATGATGAATTGACTGGTAAGACTGCAGAATTTCGAGGCCGTTTGGAACGAGGAGAAAGTCTCAACAGCTTATTGCCAGAGGCCTTTGCGGTTGTACGAGAGGCTGGCCGAAGAGTTCTTAATCAGCGCCACTATGATGTTCAGTTAATTGGGGGAATGGTTCTCAATGACGGCCGGATTGCTGAGATGCGTACAGGGGAAGGAAAAACCCTCGTAGCTACTTTGCCGGCCTATTTGAATGCCTTGACCGGAAAAGGGGTTCACGTTATTACTGTCAATGACTACTTAGCTCGTCGTGACAGTGAAATGATGGGTCAGATTTATAAGTTTTTAGGTTTATCCGTGGGACTCATAGTCCATGGCCTGAACTATGAGCAACGCCGGGACAGTTACGCCGCAGATATTACCTACGGAACCAACAATGAATTTGGCTTTGACTATCTTAGAGATAATATGGTGACAAGGCCCGAAGCCTTAGTCCAGCGTCATCTACATTATGCCATTGTGGATGAAGTGGATTCGATTCTTATAGATGAGGCCCGCACCCCTCTGATTATTTCCGGTGAAGCAGACAAGCCTACTGAGCTATATTTCAGGGTAGCCATGATTATTCCACGCTTAAAGAACGAGGATGACTATAAAATCATTGAAAAAGAACGGGTTGTAACTCTCACAGAAAAAGGCGTCAGCAGAGTTGAAAGTATGTTAGGCGTTGACAATCTGTATGAAGACATTCATACAGAGTTGGCTCATCATGTCAACCAGGCTTTGAAAGCACATATGCTGTTTAAACGAGATCGTGATTACGTCGTCAAAGATGGAGAAGTTATTATTGTCGATGAGTTTACCGGACGCTTAATGTTTGGGCGCCGCTATAGTGAAGGACTGCATCAAGCTATAGAGGCTAAAGAGGGCGTAAAGATTGAAAAGGAATCTCAGACGTTAGCCACCATCACTTTCCAGAATTACTTTAGAATGTATGAAAAACTATCTGGTATGACAGGAACTGCAATGACAGAAGAACCGGAATTCCGCAAGATATATAAACTGGACGTTGTAGAAATCCCTACAAACAGGCCTTTGCTGCGTAAAGACGATTCTGATGTCATTTATCGAACGGAGGAAGGGAAGTTCTTAGCGGTTGTTGAGGATATCATTGAACGCCATGCTAAGGGACAACCACTGTTGGTAGGAACTGTATCTGTTGAAAAATCTGAACATTTAAGTACAATGCTGGGCAGACGTGGGGTGCCTCACCAGGTTCTTAACGCTAAATTCCATGAAAAAGAAGCTGAAATCGTTGCTCAGGCCGGGCAGGCAGGAATGGTAACTATCGCTACTAACATGGCTGGTCGCGGAACAGATATTATTCTTGGTGATGGAGTGAGTGACTTAGGTGGTTTGCATATAATCGGGACAGAGCGCCACGAGTCCAGACGGATCGACAACCAATTGAGAGGACGTGCGGGACGTCAAGGTGACCCCGGCTCAACCCAGTTCTTCATTTCATTAGAAGATGACTTAATGCGGCTGTTTGGTGCAGATAATATCATGGGAATCATGGATAAACTAGGGATGGATGACTCCGTACCTATTACATCCAAAATGATCTCACGCTCCATTGAAACAGCTCAACGTCGAGTTGAGAATCGAAACTTTGAAATTCGGAAACATGTATTGGATTATGATGATGTCATGAATCAGCAGCGGGAGGTCATTTATGCCCAGCGGCGTGCTGTACTCATGGGAGAAAATCTGCATGACAATATTATGGATATGATAGAGAAGGCGGCTTCTAATACTATCACTATGTTTAGCGGTGAAAGTACATTTCCCGAAGAGTGGGATTTAACCAGCTTAGTTGAATATGCAGAAGGTTTCTTTCTGCCGGGAATTCACTTATCTCCTGAGGAGTTAGCTGATCTTTCCGCGGAAGAAATTGAAGAGATGCTGGAAGACAAAGCAAAAGCTCTTTACAAGAGCAGGGAAGAGTTATTTGGATCCGATTTAATGCGAGAAGTTGAGCGAGCAGTGATGCTGCAAGTGGTTGATAGTAAATGGATGGATCATCTTGACGCTATGGATATGCTGAGAGAGGGAATTGGACTGCGTGCCTATGGACAGAAAAACCCCCTCGTTGAATATAGACGTGAAGGTTATGAGATGTTCCAAGCGATGATTGAATCCATACAAGATGATATTATCCGCTATATTATGAGAGTGAGTCCACAGGTTCGAGAAGAAGTAGCTGAACAGCCTCGTAATGTTACAGAAAACCGCTATGAAGGCGAACCAAGTAAACCTGTTCACAATGAAGAACAGATTGGGCGCAATGACCTTTGTAACTGTGGAAGTGGGCTGAAATATAAGAAGTGTTGCGGAGCCAAGAAAAAGAAGTAA
- the hpf gene encoding ribosome hibernation-promoting factor, HPF/YfiA family has protein sequence MNINIRGKHIELTDALKEYVMKRVGKLAKYSDEFMDVQVTLLVERDRHRVEVTALLNGIILRGEEETEDMYSSIDMVVEKLERQIDKYRTRINRRMRTKVLKDHDPKQSTAAEEPREEIVRHKKFSAKPMSVEEAIMQMNLVGHSFFVFTNSESQEMNVVYLRNNGDYGLLQPQT, from the coding sequence ATGAACATTAATATTCGTGGAAAACATATCGAACTTACAGACGCCCTTAAAGAGTACGTAATGAAACGTGTGGGTAAATTGGCCAAATACTCGGATGAGTTTATGGACGTTCAAGTAACCCTACTTGTGGAGCGCGACCGTCATCGGGTGGAAGTTACAGCTCTGCTCAATGGCATAATTTTACGAGGCGAAGAAGAGACTGAAGACATGTATTCGTCTATTGACATGGTCGTTGAGAAGTTAGAACGTCAAATTGATAAATATCGGACTCGCATTAATAGGCGGATGCGCACAAAAGTATTGAAGGATCATGATCCTAAGCAGTCGACAGCCGCGGAAGAACCGCGTGAAGAGATTGTTCGTCATAAGAAGTTTTCAGCAAAGCCAATGTCTGTAGAAGAAGCTATTATGCAAATGAATCTGGTAGGGCATTCATTCTTTGTGTTTACAAATTCGGAAAGCCAAGAAATGAATGTTGTCTACCTGCGTAACAATGGAGATTATGGATTGCTGCAACCTCAGACATAA
- a CDS encoding cold-shock protein: MLGKVKWFSKQKGYGFIEQENGQDIFVHFQSVVGDGFRTLEEGQNVEFDVMQGPRGEQASNVTVR, translated from the coding sequence GTGTTAGGTAAAGTTAAATGGTTTAGTAAACAAAAGGGTTACGGATTTATTGAGCAAGAAAATGGGCAAGATATTTTTGTGCATTTTCAATCTGTCGTTGGTGATGGATTTCGTACCCTTGAAGAGGGACAAAATGTGGAGTTCGATGTTATGCAAGGGCCGCGTGGAGAACAAGCATCTAATGTAACAGTCCGCTAA